A genomic stretch from Serratia entomophila includes:
- the ihfB gene encoding integration host factor subunit beta: MTKSELIERLAGQQSHVPAKAVEDAVKEMLEHMAATLADGERIEIRGFGSFSLHYRAPRVGRNPKTGDKVELDGKYVPHFKPGKELRDRANIYG; encoded by the coding sequence ATGACCAAGTCTGAACTTATTGAAAGACTTGCTGGCCAGCAATCTCATGTACCGGCGAAGGCCGTTGAGGATGCAGTGAAAGAGATGCTCGAACATATGGCCGCAACATTGGCCGATGGCGAACGCATCGAGATCCGCGGATTCGGCAGTTTTTCTCTTCACTACCGTGCTCCGCGTGTGGGTCGCAACCCGAAAACCGGCGACAAAGTTGAGCTGGACGGCAAGTACGTTCCTCACTTCAAGCCAGGCAAAGAGTTGCGTGACCGCGCCAATATCTACGGCTAG
- a CDS encoding ComEC family protein, with protein sequence MKTSLDLAVIAVVCGILPLLVLPQLPDGLTALLMVLPASLLLRSRRAAWQFIGWGALGFLWAVFNAGGLVGQVERLSRGPEVTAVVQVVSVRLTPAASKQTLMRIERVNGRWLTPAITFSTLWQPASPGLCAGQRWQLRLRLRPVHGKLNEGGFDSQRWAMAQRQPLTAQVKRAALLDGRCSWRQRIISHAEGNIGDMHYKSVLLALAFGERTSLDPALRTLMLKTGIAHLMAISGLHVAMAAILIWAALRAVQLLLPAHLIGYRFPLIAGWLGTLVYVWLAGAQPPAVRTALALTLWTLLRLRGIHCSSWQVWLWCVGAILVCDPLGVLSDSFWLSVLAVGCLIFWFEWVPLSHRFRTGWFWAPVRWLHLQFGITLLLVPMQAALFLGLTLTSMPANLWAVPVVSLVTVPLILLAVICGAVPALSSGLWWLADLTLLWVFTPLQYLQRGWIDLGAASLLVSAAGWLLVVCWRFHWWLRYAPGWATVAVCCVLWREKDPAYRWRVDMLDVGHGLAVVIERNGKGILFDTGDRWATGSAAQRHILPMLNWRGIELEQIIISHDHLDHTGGLPEIRRAFPQASVRSPILNRGHLPCVAGERWQWQSLQFQVLWPPKALKRPVNDDSCVIRVDDGRYSLLLTGDVEKKAEAQLLRLQRDRLAVTLLQVPHHGSKTSSTPPFLRATSPEAALASTSRYNKWRLPSAKVVARYLANDIVWRDTSRSGQLSVLFFDNNWQIKGFREQLMPRWYHQRFGVEGDNE encoded by the coding sequence ATCAAAACCTCGCTGGATCTGGCGGTTATCGCCGTTGTGTGCGGAATTTTACCCCTGCTGGTGTTACCGCAGTTGCCCGATGGGTTAACCGCACTGCTGATGGTATTGCCCGCCAGCCTGCTGTTGCGTTCTCGCCGGGCAGCCTGGCAATTTATCGGATGGGGCGCTCTGGGTTTTCTGTGGGCGGTTTTCAACGCCGGCGGTCTGGTGGGGCAGGTAGAGAGGCTGAGCCGCGGGCCAGAGGTGACGGCGGTGGTGCAGGTTGTCAGCGTGAGGTTGACGCCCGCAGCCAGCAAACAAACGCTGATGCGCATCGAACGGGTTAACGGCCGCTGGCTGACGCCGGCAATCACCTTCAGCACCCTTTGGCAACCGGCGTCGCCAGGCTTGTGCGCAGGGCAGCGCTGGCAGCTTCGGCTGCGGTTGAGGCCGGTGCACGGCAAACTGAACGAAGGTGGATTCGACAGCCAACGCTGGGCGATGGCGCAGCGCCAGCCGTTGACCGCGCAGGTAAAGCGCGCGGCGTTGCTGGACGGCCGCTGCAGCTGGCGCCAACGTATTATCAGCCACGCCGAGGGTAACATTGGCGACATGCATTATAAATCGGTGCTGCTGGCGTTGGCGTTTGGCGAGAGAACGTCGCTGGATCCGGCGTTGCGCACCCTGATGCTGAAAACCGGCATCGCTCACCTGATGGCCATATCCGGCCTGCATGTGGCGATGGCGGCCATTTTGATCTGGGCGGCGCTGCGGGCAGTGCAACTGCTTTTGCCTGCGCACCTGATAGGCTACCGCTTTCCATTGATAGCCGGCTGGTTGGGCACCCTGGTCTATGTGTGGTTGGCCGGTGCTCAGCCGCCGGCGGTACGCACCGCTCTGGCGCTGACGCTGTGGACGTTGCTGCGCCTGCGCGGGATCCACTGCAGTTCCTGGCAGGTATGGCTGTGGTGTGTCGGCGCTATTCTTGTTTGCGATCCGCTGGGGGTATTATCCGACAGTTTCTGGTTATCGGTGTTGGCGGTCGGCTGCCTCATTTTCTGGTTCGAATGGGTACCGCTGAGCCACCGTTTTCGCACGGGCTGGTTCTGGGCGCCGGTGCGCTGGCTGCATCTTCAGTTTGGCATCACGCTGCTGCTGGTGCCGATGCAGGCGGCGTTGTTTCTTGGCCTGACGCTGACCTCGATGCCGGCCAACTTATGGGCGGTGCCGGTGGTTTCGTTGGTGACGGTGCCGTTGATTTTGCTGGCGGTGATTTGCGGCGCCGTGCCAGCCTTGAGCAGCGGGCTATGGTGGCTGGCCGACTTGACGCTGTTGTGGGTCTTTACCCCGCTGCAGTATTTGCAGCGCGGCTGGATCGATTTGGGCGCTGCTTCTTTATTGGTGAGCGCGGCCGGCTGGCTGCTGGTTGTCTGTTGGCGTTTTCACTGGTGGTTACGTTATGCGCCGGGATGGGCCACGGTAGCGGTATGCTGCGTGCTGTGGCGGGAAAAAGATCCCGCCTACCGTTGGCGAGTCGACATGCTGGACGTGGGCCATGGCCTGGCGGTGGTGATTGAAAGAAACGGCAAAGGCATACTGTTCGACACTGGCGATCGCTGGGCGACGGGCAGCGCCGCCCAGCGTCATATCCTGCCGATGTTGAACTGGCGCGGTATCGAACTGGAACAGATCATCATCAGCCATGACCATCTGGACCACACCGGCGGTTTGCCGGAGATACGGCGGGCCTTTCCGCAGGCCAGCGTACGCAGCCCGATCCTTAACCGCGGTCATTTGCCCTGCGTGGCCGGTGAGCGCTGGCAATGGCAGTCGTTGCAATTTCAGGTGCTGTGGCCGCCAAAGGCGCTTAAAAGACCGGTTAATGACGATTCTTGCGTGATCCGCGTTGACGATGGCCGTTACAGCCTGCTGCTGACCGGCGATGTGGAAAAGAAAGCGGAGGCGCAACTGCTCAGGCTGCAGCGCGATCGGCTGGCGGTTACCTTATTGCAGGTGCCGCATCACGGCAGCAAGACCTCATCGACGCCACCTTTTTTGCGCGCGACGTCGCCGGAAGCAGCGTTGGCTTCAACATCCCGTTACAACAAATGGCGATTACCCTCGGCCAAGGTTGTCGCCAGATACCTGGCAAATGACATCGTATGGCGCGATACTTCGCGCTCGGGTCAGTTATCCGTGCTTTTTTTCGACAACAATTGGCAAATTAAAGGCTTTCGTGAACAATTAATGCCCCGTTGGTACCATCAGCGGTTTGGCGTAGAGGGTGATAATGAGTAA
- the msbA gene encoding lipid A ABC transporter ATP-binding protein/permease MsbA, giving the protein MMNDKDLSTLQTFRRLWPMIAPFKTGLIVAAIALILNAAGDTLMLSLLKPLLDDGFGKTDSTVLIWMPLVVIGLMLMRGVTSFVSSYCISWVSGMVVMQMRRRLFGHMMRMPVSFFDQQSTGTLLSRITYDSEQVASSSSSALVTVVREGASIIGLFIMMFYYSWQLSVILIVLAPIVSLAIRMVSKRFRNISKNMQNTMGQVTTSAEQMLKGHKEVLIFGGQQVETERFNSVSNRMRQQGMKLVSASSISDPIIQLIASLALAFVLFAASFPSVMETLTAGTITVVFSSMIALMRPLKSLTNVNAQFQRGMAACQTLFSILDMEQEKDTGTREVARAKGDIEFRNVTFYYPGKETPALRDINLSISEGKTVALVGRSGSGKSTIANLLTRFYDIQEGEILMDGHDLREYTLASLRDQVALVSQNVHLFNDSIANNIAYAREERYSREEIEKAARMAYAMDFIDKMENGLDTVIGENGVMLSGGQRQRIAIARALLRDCPILILDEATSALDTESERAIQAALDELQKNRTSLVIAHRLSTIEKADEILVVEDGRIVERGEHNELLEQKGAYAQLHRLQFGQ; this is encoded by the coding sequence ATGATGAATGATAAAGATCTCTCGACCTTGCAGACGTTCCGTCGACTCTGGCCGATGATCGCTCCTTTTAAGACCGGGCTGATTGTGGCCGCCATTGCGTTGATTTTGAACGCAGCTGGGGACACGCTGATGCTGTCTCTGCTTAAACCGCTATTGGACGATGGGTTTGGTAAAACCGACAGCACCGTGCTGATCTGGATGCCGCTGGTGGTTATCGGCCTGATGCTGATGCGCGGCGTCACCAGCTTTGTGTCAAGCTACTGCATTTCCTGGGTTTCCGGCATGGTGGTGATGCAAATGCGCCGCCGTTTGTTCGGCCATATGATGAGAATGCCGGTTTCCTTCTTTGACCAGCAGTCCACCGGCACGCTGTTGTCGCGCATTACCTATGATTCCGAGCAGGTCGCCTCGTCTTCTTCCAGCGCGCTGGTGACCGTGGTGCGTGAAGGGGCGTCGATCATCGGCCTGTTCATCATGATGTTTTATTACAGCTGGCAGCTGTCGGTGATTTTGATCGTGCTGGCGCCGATCGTGTCCCTCGCCATTCGCATGGTTTCCAAGCGCTTCCGTAATATCAGCAAAAACATGCAAAACACCATGGGGCAGGTGACCACCAGCGCCGAGCAGATGCTGAAAGGGCATAAAGAAGTGCTTATCTTCGGCGGCCAACAGGTAGAAACCGAGCGCTTTAATTCGGTCAGCAACCGCATGCGTCAACAGGGCATGAAGCTGGTCTCCGCATCTTCCATTTCCGATCCGATCATTCAGCTGATCGCTTCGTTGGCGCTGGCGTTCGTGCTGTTTGCCGCCAGCTTCCCGAGCGTGATGGAAACCCTAACCGCCGGTACCATTACCGTGGTGTTCTCATCCATGATCGCCTTGATGCGCCCGCTGAAATCGCTGACTAACGTCAACGCCCAATTCCAGCGCGGCATGGCGGCCTGCCAGACGCTGTTCTCCATTCTGGATATGGAGCAGGAGAAAGACACCGGTACCCGTGAAGTGGCCCGCGCCAAGGGCGATATCGAATTCCGCAACGTGACGTTCTACTACCCGGGTAAAGAGACGCCGGCGCTGCGCGATATCAACCTGAGCATTTCGGAAGGCAAAACGGTTGCGCTGGTAGGGCGTTCAGGGTCTGGCAAGTCGACCATCGCCAACCTGCTGACCCGCTTCTATGACATTCAGGAAGGCGAGATCCTGATGGATGGCCACGATCTGCGTGAATACACGCTGGCGTCGCTGCGCGATCAGGTGGCGCTGGTATCGCAGAACGTTCACCTGTTCAACGACAGCATAGCCAACAATATCGCCTACGCCCGCGAGGAGCGTTATAGTCGCGAAGAGATTGAGAAAGCGGCGCGCATGGCCTACGCGATGGACTTTATCGATAAGATGGAGAATGGCCTGGACACGGTGATCGGCGAGAACGGCGTGATGCTGTCCGGCGGCCAGCGCCAGCGTATCGCCATTGCTCGCGCCCTGCTGCGCGACTGCCCGATCCTGATCCTGGATGAGGCCACCTCGGCACTGGATACCGAGTCTGAACGCGCCATCCAGGCGGCGCTGGACGAACTGCAGAAAAACCGCACCTCGCTGGTGATCGCGCACCGCTTGTCGACCATCGAGAAGGCGGATGAAATACTGGTGGTGGAAGACGGCCGCATCGTCGAACGCGGTGAGCATAATGAATTACTCGAGCAGAAAGGTGCCTATGCTCAGCTGCACCGCCTGCAGTTTGGTCAGTAA
- the lpxK gene encoding tetraacyldisaccharide 4'-kinase, whose translation MIERIWSGSSLLYLALLPLSWLYGLVSALIRLSYRCGLRKSWRAPVPVVVVGNLTAGGNGKTPMVIWLVEQLQQRGYRVGVVSRGYGGKSTVYPLVLGPNTTTREAGDEPVLIYQRTGAPVAISPNRSEAVQALLQQQRLDLVITDDGLQHYALQRDFELVVIDGVRRFGNGWWLPAGPMRERAARLNSVDARVANGGVAQAGEIAMRLQAREAVNLLSGERRPAAELTQVVAMAGIGHPPRFFATLEKLGVDVEQEVAFADHQEYQLSQLAALTPAGQTLLMTEKDAVKCRAFAQPNWWYLPVDAVLPPGQAEQLLQGIEKLLAQ comes from the coding sequence ATGATTGAGCGCATCTGGTCCGGCAGCTCGCTGCTTTATTTGGCGCTGCTGCCGCTGTCCTGGCTTTATGGGCTGGTCAGCGCGCTGATCCGCCTCAGCTATCGCTGCGGCCTGCGTAAAAGCTGGCGTGCGCCGGTGCCGGTAGTGGTGGTGGGCAACCTCACCGCCGGCGGCAACGGCAAGACACCGATGGTGATCTGGCTGGTGGAGCAACTGCAGCAGCGTGGCTACCGGGTTGGCGTGGTGTCGCGCGGATACGGCGGTAAATCTACGGTTTACCCGCTGGTGCTTGGCCCAAATACCACCACCCGCGAAGCGGGCGATGAACCGGTGCTGATTTATCAGCGTACCGGGGCGCCGGTGGCTATTTCGCCGAACAGATCCGAAGCGGTGCAGGCGTTGCTGCAACAGCAGCGTCTGGATCTGGTGATCACCGACGATGGGTTGCAGCATTATGCGCTGCAGCGTGACTTCGAGCTGGTGGTGATCGACGGTGTACGCCGCTTCGGCAATGGCTGGTGGCTGCCGGCCGGGCCGATGCGTGAACGTGCTGCGCGTCTCAACAGCGTTGATGCGCGCGTTGCCAACGGCGGCGTGGCGCAGGCGGGGGAAATTGCCATGCGCCTGCAGGCGCGGGAGGCGGTCAATCTGCTCAGCGGTGAGCGTCGCCCGGCGGCCGAATTAACCCAGGTGGTGGCGATGGCGGGAATCGGCCACCCGCCGCGTTTTTTCGCTACGCTGGAAAAACTGGGGGTCGACGTCGAGCAGGAAGTGGCGTTTGCCGATCACCAGGAGTATCAGCTTTCGCAGCTGGCTGCACTGACGCCCGCCGGGCAAACGCTGCTGATGACGGAGAAGGACGCGGTGAAATGCCGCGCTTTTGCTCAGCCCAACTGGTGGTATCTGCCGGTTGATGCGGTATTGCCACCCGGCCAGGCTGAACAACTGCTGCAAGGCATTGAAAAGTTGCTGGCTCAATAA
- the hglS gene encoding 2-oxoadipate dioxygenase/decarboxylase HglS produces MTAQQFVSPNEIRARFSHAMSDMYQKEVPLYGDLLELVAETNRQVLREDAALAHQLQITGEIARLAMERHGAIRVGTAAELATLRRLFSVMGMQPVGYYDLAVAGVPVHSTAFRAVHEDALQASPFRVFTSLLRLELIENAELRELAQRLLARRRIFTERALELIVLHEAQGGLDDAQAQEFVEQALETFRWHSKATVSAAEYQQLHDQHRLIADVVAFKGPHINHLTPRTLDIDRVQQAMPGHGITPKAVIEGPPPRRRPILLRQTSFKALEESVDFVEHDGSATAGHHTARFGEIEQRGVALTPKGRALYDRLLQATNDALQAPPSEKNAERYNQLLAENFQAFPDDYATLREQQLAWFRYFPTECGLAAKESLDKHSSLEQLIEKEYIRFQPLVYEDFLPVSAAGIFQSNLGDSSHAQYNAASSRAAFEQALGAEVIDELGLYRQTQQRSLAACAQALGLSALEG; encoded by the coding sequence ATGACCGCCCAGCAGTTCGTCTCACCGAATGAAATCCGCGCCAGATTCTCCCACGCCATGTCAGATATGTACCAGAAAGAGGTGCCTCTGTACGGCGATCTGCTGGAGCTGGTCGCGGAAACCAACCGACAGGTCCTGCGTGAAGACGCCGCATTGGCTCATCAGCTGCAAATTACCGGCGAAATTGCGCGGCTGGCCATGGAGCGCCACGGCGCTATCCGGGTCGGCACCGCGGCCGAACTGGCCACCCTTCGGCGCTTGTTCAGCGTGATGGGCATGCAACCGGTCGGTTATTACGATCTGGCCGTGGCGGGCGTACCGGTTCACTCCACCGCCTTTCGCGCCGTGCACGAAGACGCGCTGCAGGCCAGCCCGTTCCGCGTATTTACCTCTCTGCTACGCCTGGAGCTGATTGAGAACGCCGAACTGCGAGAGCTGGCGCAGCGCCTGCTGGCCCGCCGCCGCATCTTCACCGAGCGCGCGTTGGAACTGATCGTACTGCACGAAGCGCAAGGCGGACTGGACGACGCGCAGGCGCAAGAGTTCGTGGAGCAGGCGCTGGAAACTTTCCGTTGGCACAGCAAGGCGACGGTCAGCGCCGCCGAATACCAGCAACTGCACGATCAGCATCGGTTAATCGCCGACGTGGTGGCGTTCAAAGGGCCGCACATAAACCACCTGACGCCGCGCACGCTGGATATTGACCGTGTTCAGCAGGCGATGCCCGGCCACGGCATCACGCCGAAAGCGGTTATCGAAGGCCCGCCGCCGCGCCGCCGCCCTATTCTGCTGCGCCAGACCAGTTTCAAAGCGCTGGAAGAAAGCGTCGACTTCGTTGAACATGACGGCAGCGCTACCGCCGGCCATCATACCGCCCGCTTCGGCGAAATCGAACAGCGCGGTGTGGCCTTGACGCCCAAAGGGCGCGCGCTCTATGACCGCCTGCTGCAGGCGACCAATGACGCGCTGCAGGCGCCGCCGAGCGAAAAGAACGCCGAACGCTACAATCAGCTGTTGGCCGAAAACTTCCAGGCATTTCCGGATGACTACGCCACCCTGCGTGAACAGCAGCTCGCCTGGTTCCGCTATTTCCCCACCGAGTGCGGGCTGGCGGCCAAAGAATCGTTGGACAAGCACAGTTCGCTGGAACAGCTGATCGAGAAGGAATATATCCGCTTCCAGCCGCTGGTATACGAAGATTTTCTGCCGGTCAGCGCGGCGGGCATTTTCCAGTCCAATCTGGGGGACAGCAGCCATGCACAGTACAATGCAGCCTCAAGCCGGGCCGCTTTTGAACAGGCCCTGGGGGCGGAAGTGATCGATGAGCTGGGGTTATATCGGCAAACACAGCAACGTTCGCTGGCGGCCTGCGCGCAAGCCCTGGGGCTTAGCGCGCTGGAGGGGTAG
- the cspE gene encoding transcription antiterminator/RNA stability regulator CspE, which translates to MSKKTGQVKWFNESKGFGFIEQNDGGKDVFVHFSAIATDGFKTLAEGQRVEYSIQDSPRGPAAANVVAL; encoded by the coding sequence ATGTCTAAGAAAACGGGTCAGGTGAAGTGGTTCAACGAAAGCAAAGGTTTTGGTTTCATTGAGCAGAACGACGGCGGCAAAGATGTATTCGTACACTTCTCCGCAATCGCCACCGACGGTTTCAAAACCCTGGCTGAAGGCCAGCGTGTTGAGTACAGCATCCAGGACAGCCCGCGCGGGCCGGCTGCCGCCAACGTAGTTGCTCTGTAA
- a CDS encoding cold-shock protein produces MFKNTVLKMGRVKWFNQAEGYGFISPVDGSDEIYVSRRAIANTKNKSLNEGQDVEFSIYRSSHGLSAADVIAF; encoded by the coding sequence ATGTTTAAAAATACTGTGTTAAAAATGGGCCGCGTGAAATGGTTTAATCAGGCCGAAGGCTATGGTTTTATTTCACCGGTAGATGGTAGCGACGAAATCTATGTAAGCCGCCGCGCTATCGCCAATACCAAAAATAAATCGTTAAACGAAGGTCAGGACGTCGAGTTCTCGATCTATCGCAGCTCTCACGGGCTGTCTGCGGCAGACGTCATCGCGTTCTGA
- a CDS encoding winged helix-turn-helix domain-containing protein produces MNTPVISLACARALHLAAQGLLSPMKRQAKPDDVVTAIQRMGLLQIDTISVVARSPYLVLFSRLGDYQPEWLEQALAGRRLFEYWAHEACFLPIEDFGLLRHRMLDPQGMGWKYSADWVREHQAAMDDLLQHIATEGPVRSADFSAEKKGSSGWWDWKPEKRHLEILFTAGKLMVAERRNFHRVYDLTERLLPEWDDRRHTLAADHARQEMLSRTCRYLGIFRAEWLADYYRLKRVAPKALLASMQQQGEVTPVRVAGLDAQFYVHHSLNEALQQAEQGKLKSTVTSLLSPFDPVVWDRRRALELFNFDYRLECYTPKDKRRYGYFTLPVLQRGELVGRIDAKMHRRQGVFEVISFHPEARVRFGKQRAQDIRQAITRSAKWHGAQRVTLGDVPAALAGEWGEGWELG; encoded by the coding sequence ATGAATACCCCGGTTATTTCCCTCGCTTGCGCCCGCGCGCTGCATCTTGCCGCTCAGGGGCTGCTCTCCCCGATGAAACGCCAAGCCAAACCCGACGACGTGGTAACGGCCATTCAGCGTATGGGGCTGTTGCAGATCGATACCATCAGCGTAGTTGCCCGCAGCCCTTATCTGGTGCTGTTCAGTCGCCTGGGCGATTATCAGCCGGAATGGCTGGAACAGGCGCTGGCCGGCCGCCGGCTGTTCGAATATTGGGCGCATGAAGCCTGCTTTTTGCCGATTGAAGATTTTGGCCTGCTGCGCCACCGCATGCTGGATCCGCAGGGAATGGGGTGGAAATATTCCGCAGATTGGGTGCGTGAGCATCAGGCGGCGATGGATGACCTGTTGCAGCATATCGCCACTGAAGGGCCGGTGCGTTCGGCTGATTTCAGCGCGGAGAAAAAAGGCAGTAGCGGTTGGTGGGATTGGAAGCCGGAAAAACGCCATCTCGAAATCCTGTTTACCGCCGGCAAGCTGATGGTGGCCGAACGGCGTAATTTCCATCGCGTCTACGATCTTACCGAGCGGCTGTTGCCGGAATGGGACGATCGGCGCCATACGTTGGCCGCCGACCACGCCCGCCAGGAAATGCTGAGTCGTACCTGTCGCTATCTGGGCATTTTCCGTGCCGAATGGTTGGCGGATTATTACCGGCTGAAGCGCGTGGCGCCGAAGGCGCTGCTGGCGTCAATGCAGCAGCAGGGGGAAGTAACGCCGGTGCGGGTGGCCGGGTTGGATGCGCAATTCTATGTTCATCATTCTCTGAACGAAGCGCTGCAGCAGGCCGAACAAGGCAAGTTGAAATCCACGGTCACCAGCCTGCTGTCGCCTTTTGATCCGGTGGTCTGGGATCGCCGACGGGCGTTGGAATTGTTCAACTTTGACTACCGGTTGGAATGTTACACGCCAAAAGATAAGCGGCGCTATGGTTACTTTACGCTGCCGGTGCTGCAGCGCGGCGAGCTGGTGGGGCGCATCGACGCGAAAATGCATCGTCGGCAAGGGGTGTTTGAAGTGATCAGTTTCCATCCTGAAGCGCGGGTGCGCTTTGGCAAACAGCGGGCGCAGGATATTCGGCAGGCGATTACGCGCAGCGCAAAATGGCATGGCGCGCAGCGGGTTACGCTGGGCGACGTTCCGGCGGCGTTGGCCGGCGAGTGGGGCGAAGGCTGGGAACTCGGGTAA
- a CDS encoding Trm112 family protein yields the protein MDHRLLEIVACPVCNGKLYFNKENQELVCKADGLAYPLRDGIPVLLENEARALSVDEKHA from the coding sequence ATGGACCACCGTTTACTCGAAATCGTTGCCTGCCCGGTCTGCAACGGCAAACTCTATTTCAATAAAGAAAACCAGGAACTGGTATGCAAAGCGGACGGCCTGGCCTATCCGCTGCGCGACGGCATTCCCGTGTTGCTGGAAAACGAAGCGCGCGCGCTGTCAGTGGATGAAAAACACGCATGA
- the kdsB gene encoding 3-deoxy-manno-octulosonate cytidylyltransferase, whose product MSFIAIIPARYASTRLPGKPLADIHGKPMVVHVMERARESGASRVIVATDHADVAKAVEAAGGEVCMTSPDHHSGTERLAEVIEHYGFADDQIIVNVQGDEPMIPPVIVRQVAENLAGSQAGMATLAVPIVSAEEAFNPNAVKVVMDAQGYALYFSRATIPWDRERFAKSQQTIGDSLLRHIGIYAYRAGFVRRYVSWEPSRLEQIELLEQLRVLWYGEKIHVAVAKAIPTVGVDTPEDLQRVRESIKP is encoded by the coding sequence ATGAGTTTCATCGCTATTATCCCTGCGCGTTACGCGTCGACCCGTCTGCCGGGTAAACCGCTGGCCGATATTCACGGCAAGCCGATGGTGGTGCACGTGATGGAGCGCGCGCGCGAATCCGGTGCCAGCCGCGTGATTGTGGCGACCGACCATGCGGACGTCGCCAAAGCGGTGGAGGCTGCCGGCGGCGAGGTATGCATGACCAGCCCGGATCACCATTCCGGCACCGAGCGCCTGGCGGAAGTCATCGAACATTACGGCTTTGCCGACGATCAAATCATCGTCAATGTGCAGGGCGACGAACCGATGATCCCGCCGGTTATCGTGCGGCAGGTGGCAGAGAATCTGGCGGGCAGCCAGGCCGGCATGGCGACTTTGGCGGTGCCGATCGTCAGTGCCGAAGAAGCCTTTAACCCGAATGCGGTTAAAGTGGTGATGGACGCGCAGGGTTACGCGCTCTATTTCTCGCGCGCCACCATCCCGTGGGACCGCGAGCGTTTCGCCAAATCGCAGCAGACCATCGGCGACAGCCTGCTGCGCCATATCGGCATTTACGCCTATCGCGCCGGTTTTGTGCGCCGCTATGTCAGCTGGGAGCCGAGCCGGTTGGAGCAGATTGAGCTGTTGGAACAGCTGCGGGTACTGTGGTACGGCGAGAAGATCCACGTAGCGGTCGCCAAGGCGATCCCGACCGTGGGTGTCGACACGCCGGAAGATCTGCAACGCGTGCGCGAAAGCATCAAACCCTGA
- a CDS encoding YcbJ family phosphotransferase, translating to MEQLRAELSIVLGESISRLERVSQQPYAHMYSLYDRRGNAIPLMAKSFVCQGIAQQEAYKLSMLAREGDVRLPTVYGVVYTHQAPYKEILLIERLRGVPAEAPTRTPDRWEMLMEQIVEGMLAWHRIDSHGCVGSVDSTQENDWFCWYQQRVEVLWSTVVNLNSAQLTMADRRLLYRTREALTHFFIGFDDPCVLVHGNLSLRSMLKDAKSDQLLAMFNPGTILWAPREYDLFRLCEAGMPSQLLFHYLQRAPVAESFVARRWLYVVWEAVGRLVHTGKLERQPFDYAAQQLQPWLAG from the coding sequence ATGGAGCAGTTACGCGCCGAACTGAGCATCGTGCTGGGCGAGTCGATCAGCCGGTTGGAACGAGTCAGCCAGCAGCCTTATGCGCATATGTACTCGCTGTACGATCGGCGGGGCAACGCCATTCCGCTGATGGCCAAAAGCTTTGTCTGCCAGGGTATCGCCCAGCAGGAGGCCTATAAGCTGTCAATGCTGGCGCGCGAAGGGGATGTGCGACTGCCCACGGTGTACGGCGTGGTCTACACCCACCAGGCGCCGTATAAAGAAATCCTGCTGATTGAGCGCCTGCGCGGCGTGCCGGCCGAGGCGCCGACGCGCACGCCGGATCGCTGGGAAATGCTGATGGAACAGATTGTCGAAGGAATGCTGGCCTGGCACCGCATCGATAGCCATGGCTGCGTCGGCAGCGTCGACAGCACGCAGGAAAACGACTGGTTCTGCTGGTATCAACAGCGGGTCGAGGTGCTGTGGTCAACGGTGGTCAATCTCAACTCCGCGCAGTTGACCATGGCGGATCGCCGCCTGCTGTACCGCACCCGCGAGGCGCTGACTCACTTTTTCATCGGTTTCGACGATCCCTGCGTGCTGGTGCACGGCAACCTGTCGCTGCGCAGCATGCTGAAAGATGCCAAGAGCGATCAGCTGCTGGCGATGTTCAACCCCGGCACCATTCTGTGGGCGCCGCGCGAGTACGACCTGTTCAGACTGTGCGAAGCGGGCATGCCGAGCCAGCTGCTGTTTCATTATTTGCAGCGCGCGCCGGTGGCGGAGTCCTTTGTGGCGCGGCGCTGGCTCTACGTGGTGTGGGAGGCGGTGGGGCGGTTGGTCCACACCGGCAAGCTGGAGCGGCAGCCGTTCGATTACGCCGCGCAACAGCTGCAGCCCTGGCTGGCCGGCTGA